The sequence TATCAAAAACAATTGGACAGCCCAAAGTGCATTCTACATAGCAAGTAAAAAATATTGGTGCATACCATTGAGCCCCCATTCCAAAGATACGATCCATCTGCATAAGTCCCCCAATGGGTTATGCATACTTGTTGATCCACAATTGTAGCTccctaaaatataaaaattagtacaAAATGGCCATATTAATTGCTAAGCTGTCAGACAGGTTGTCATACAGTCAAAACAGAGACATTTTGAGAGCTAAAACCCTATCATACATCGAGGAAAAAGCATACGacataaaattgataaaaggaaggaatattttactatatagAAGCATTAGGAAGTACATGGAGGGAAgcaaatactaattaatttcgTGGTATTTCCAGAACGTGTACCTATTCAGGGTTTATTACATTCTATACTCTTGACAGTTGAGGAAATTCAGCAGAAAACAAGAGCCCTCACCTATGGAGAAAAGTTTATATGGAAACAATGAACAGAAGTGGTAGTACCAAAATACTGACTGAAAAACGAAAGGAAGTTTAAATGTTACTTCATAGTCAAATTAAAGAGAAAGACCATTATATATTTCTCATAACTGATTATGTCAGCAGATACTCACAgcaatcaaaattattattactaaggtgagtataaaaatattatcctCTGGCTAGACTCAAGTCAAAAAGAATTAATCGAATACAGTCTTGGCTtagaaacttcatttttcaccTTTAAacagaataaataaataaaaacccaAAGTTGGCACTATATGAACATGCCAACCCTTGGACCTTTTCTAAATTGCAGAATTAATAGGTACAAGCATGTGCTACAATCACTAATTGGGGAGCAAGATAAACACTATACATTCTGGCAACAATAAGTCGAATGAAATTGTAAACAGATTGGTTAAAATACGTTACACTACAAAATGAAGTACCAATATTCCTCTCCACAAATCTGATGAACTTACAGTGAGCAGGATGGCAGTTTCAAGAGCATAGGCATCTCTAAATGTCACATATGCTGTGCAAGCATACTCGCCAGATCTGTTTACACACGAAAAGCACACATTAagaattcataaaagaaaGCCTGCTAAAATAACATACCATGAATTAGGAATCAAACCATGGTAGATAAAGTAAGCAAATACAGAGAGCATCGAAGACATGGTCATTAGTAGCCCTTTGCCTCCCTTGAATTCGTAAGAATCATATCAACAAGTTTGCGCTGTTTATTAATGTTCTGCAGGACAATATCTGACTTCTAGACAAATATTCCTATGACCATTTGTATAAGATGAAATGAGGAAGTAAGAAAAAACTAGCTGATGGTATTCTAGGACTCTACTGATTAAGGaaatttttgttaatcttTGATCATATTCCTATATACAAAAGGGATGTGCGGCACAAAACGCTGATAAGGAATTCAACCCACGCATTTCTATTTTAGTCCTAGATGAATTTCATATGTCACAGAAACATTACCTGATGATTTCCACATGCTCAGTCGAACCACAGTGAGCAAAGAAATCATGCACATCCTCCACTGTTGCTTTAGGAGAGAGGCATGTAACTTCGGCTGTATAACCACCTGGATACATCACGCTCAAGTTTCACAACTAAAATCTGGATTCGAGTTAAGTGGGTTGGAGACCTATAGATAAATTTCAGCAAGAAATTGTGAATGGGGCAGTTTTTGCTTCTATAAATCAACAATACTCACTCCAATACTTATAGAAATAACGCCATTGCAATTCCTTTGGCTTTACAGAAATGGCCATATTTTGGAGAATAATAGGGATAAGGGAAGTGTCAAATGCGacaatatatattatcatcTTGATGTATCTATGCTTTATCTTATGATCCTGAGGTCCATAATTCTCAGTGGTCCCTCTCCCTTGCATCAATCCCTTATGCACATAGAAACATGACAGTAGCAGCAGATAATAACTTTATCTCATGATCAGCGTTAATTCAGTGGTGCTCCAATCAAAATCACTTTGAGTCTCTGCTACTGCATCTAACTAATGAAATGCAGCACTAGAATTCGATTTTATCCTAGAAGATCATAATCAAATCTCACGCCACCCGATGTATTGAAATCTTTTGGTGGCATTACATGAAATGGGCATAACCTCTGGATCTATGCAAATGGATGATgattaatttctcttttcaatGAATATGTTCCCCCTTAGATAACAATTATTTTACTACGAAATGCTATACTACTGCGTACATATCGGGTAAAGCTAAAAGTTATCTTGTATTTTAAGGCTTCTTATTGCAAGCCAAACAATACAAGAAAGACTTAGATTGAACTCTGAATGAAGTGCAGAACCTGATCCCTGAGATCTAAGAATCCAACTTcgaatttgaagaaaaaatcaCTTTCTCTCCAAttaatcaagaaaaagatttccctccaatttacataaaagggtacataattttattagcaaATGAAGATACACAGTCCAAATAACAGAAACATAAACCAtcacaaaattaaaatgaattaatcACCAAGAAGTCCCAAAGAACTAATTATATTAGATATTGACTAAAATTAGAAGACAAGGCTGCTGATACTGGGTTGCATATATGAACTAACTAatgcatgttgatcatcaaTTTACTAAATAGTAACAAAACTACAACTGATTCATATTCCTGAACTCATCATGAAATGAATTGAATCAGTTTAGTTATCAAATTGGAAACTAAATTAGTTTGCATACCTGTCGTAGTGTGGACAGTGAGTTGATTAGTGATaatagattaatattttttagatagaGCTTAACGGAGAGATAGCGAAAGACGTAAGCAACACAAACTTCAAAAGTGCCCCTGCTAATTCATGATGGTCGCAGTTCCACTCTCAGTTAACAAGCGTGTCCAACATTATTTTTTGCCTTTTTTACTTGAGTTGGCACTTCAAATTATACTCGCACGGATTTCtccaaattttaattcataatagGAAATCCTTCAAACCTCATTTTGGGTAAGACCAAATCcctcaattttttaatattaatttcacaCTAAGGCCataccaaaagaaaaataataataataataaggttGTACTAAtctgttaaaattttaatctttaaacATAATTCATTAAGATAGATGGGTGATATGTTAatgcttctttttttacttaaataatTCACctaacttaatatttatttatataaaatactatttttgaTTTCTCTAATGTCGAcgtataaatttgaataatacttctatataactaatttattgataacttaaaaacaatactatatttataaaaataatgtatttCATCAGAtatataaagttaaattagctaaacaatttcatattagaaaaGCTAATATTGTcgagttttaatttatttaattatctttaaaaagtataatttgtTATACAAGCACTGTATCAACCCAAAATTGGGATAATTTGTTCTTGAAACAGAAGTGCAGGGATTTATTTGTCTTAGAAAATTGTTCTATTTGACTTTTTGAGTCTATAAGCCAAAATTGACCCTTATTccttatcaatttaataaataaaaatgtctatcaacaataaattatacaatactaattaactattttcataaatataagtatttaataatgTGTTGTGCTAAAGTAATTGATgtatttacatttttatataacAACATATaatcctctttttctttaaatttttttagtttatttgaattgattcttTGATCTGATTCCttaattgagaaaataaaaaattattcgtGATATCATTTTATGTCAAATTAATTTGTAGCAGTGCTTGGAGGTTGATCATCTCTAATCAAATATATGCACTAGAAATAGTACAATTCTTTTTTGGTCTTTTTGCAATTGCCCTTTCGGAAAATTACAAGGACTATTTCAGAAATAAATTTGCCACATGCCTAAAATAAGAGCGTGACTGAGCATTTTTACCCAAAAAAGGCGCGTAGAAGGCGTTGATAGTTAGTTGgtaagttttcttttcttttccttttttcttaattttcgaTTGGTTTTATAATTGGGTTTAATCCGTTTATGAAAAAGTTGAGATCgttcaaattaaatatgatatgTCTTTCAATCTTTAATTtggaaattaatatttgagattttattaGGAAATTGAATATCAAATCTACAGAAGGTGAGtaattgtttattaaatatttataattttgatttagaGTAAGAGTAATTtagattttctcttttaatttttctagtcattaaaattatttttgactattaatttagattatttattatattgaattttaacgtgatcaaattttaatttataagattttaattcattttataacATTATTAGCAGGAATCTTGCAGTGGGCCAATTGTATAAAAGCATCTCtaatagtattatttattttaaggaGCAACTTTACTTATAAAGTCTAACTTTTTTAAGtctaatattctttttgtttttatctttattttactttattcaaCAAGtattaatgatttaaattattttttcttaaaaaatgtaaaaaatatttataaataaaaatattaaaagataataaatatcaattaataatatatatatatatatatatatatatatttataatgtattaattacaataaagataaaaaataaatttggctCTTTAAATGTAGAGAGCCAAATGGAGATATAAAAGAGCATATAAGTTATCATGCTTGCATATCCACCATTTGAGTCTCCAACAATTATTCCAATAATTACATATCCGATTTGACCTATGGACGAATATGCAAGCATACGTTTCATGCTTCTTTGAGTAATAACAATGAGATTCCCCACTATCATGCTCAGAATAGCTAGGATTTCCAGAAGAAGATGCCATTCGTTtgatgagaaataaaaaggaatatCGAAAATTCGAGTGGCTGAAGCTGAAGCAGCTACTTTCGAAGTaacagaaagaaaagcaaCGACTGGAGTGAGATCTCtacattatattttaaaaacagaaaatgTGTTTGAGTCTTAATTTATTGAATAgttctttataataaaaaatttagcctATAAATTGGAGATGCTGTAAGAGTATTTTGCAATGTAACGCAGTATCTggacaaaaataatttattgaattatttagaacaaataataaaaatatctataatttcttttatttttattaaaattacagtataatttcttttatttttactctttaaagatattaaaaatatgattcttattttttcaaatacgatattggttgttttctgatttttttaataaaaaaatcaaaaaataataagaaaactaaataataactaaagaaTAATCGAAAAAACCATGCCGtagttttagaaaaattaaaaaaataaatattttctaaaaatattttaaataaaaataatgttttttttattgattttatgatattttataacagcgaaatttagtaaaaaaaatctaagCATGCTTAATCAGACAGGGCTAAAATCTAACTTAGGCTTCAAAACTTCAAATCTAGCCTAAATTCAGCCCGGCccaaaatttaaacatttctCTATGACATTATAAGTTCTTCCCAAAtgatctttttttctttttgttattaaatgGAAGAGTGAgatcctaaaaataaaaactcaggAAATAGTTGATTGATATATGTTCTAAATCGAATGTTTTCAATGGTTAGCAAATTAGATATTGTTTTAAGTAAATTGACGAATTCTTGCACCAAAGATCCTGTTGTTTCAATAGGAAGAGAATCAATGAAATATTTAGGCGAGTATTTTTATCTTGACAGAAGCTtctaagaattaaatttatagatatatgtCTAGTtgtgtttaattaaatttaatatttttattggaaTCGGTCGTTTACTTTATATTACGGAGtagttattattgttttaattataagtaaatataataatgatacccttctaatttttcttttgtggaCCGCTGTAGGATTAATTTCCACCATCAAGAAGGCATTAATTGTATTCCGATATCGTGAAATATATAATCCCCTTTTGtgaatataaaagttatatgAAAGTGCAAAGCCcctgcatatatatatatatatatattactttgactatttaattaataaagaaaaaatttcaaataaaggGAACCAAAATAGAGAGAATTTGAATGCCATCATACTTGAAGAAATCATTATATAAACACGTCCAATGCTCAGTTTTTAGAGgcttaataaattatgaattatataataaaaaataggtatcattttgttaaatattataatgaataactataaattattttgaatgcTGAGAATTACTTTTGATGATTCCAATTTGTTTTTCatcaaacattaaaaaaaaataaaaaatgacaactaaaagattaaataattcataagaaatatttattttgtttcagaGTATCTGACGGCATTTGTATATCTAACTTGGGAAGTCAATttcagaagaaaaaaaaactgcaaaattatatatagcaAATGACCCACATCAATTAAGAGTTCTTATCAGTTTTTCGTACTGTTATTTGATCTAATGAGAAATTTAGAGAATAGTTATGATAAAGTTTGATGATGAGTCTCTATCAATCCCCCCCTTTAAGAATTAGGGCAATGCTATGATTGTTTgtaatttaagatttattgCTGTTGTCCCCTCCTTTCACCTGAATAAAGAGACATATTCTCTTCCATTAGTGTGGTAACCACCGAAGTTTTTACCACCATTATTCATCTTAGATATAATCTCACTTTCAATAACCAAACACGGTCTTCCATTTTTCCATATGTTGTATGATTTAATCACGGGATTTTGTTTGAAAGTTTAGTCCCTTTCTCCCTTCTTGTTCGGTTAATAAAATTGTTTTGGAAATTATACATAAGGGGACGTGGGAATTCTTTTAGCTAGAAAAGTTCCCATGCAACCTTACTCTTATAGTAACTCATTAATTAAGCTTTACCATTAGAGCCTGgaacatttcttttcttgaatattGTTTACTGCATTTTTGGCATGAGAAAACTCCACCTTTTAATGAATTCTAGAAAGAAGTAATGGGAAAGTTCCCTTGTATcaccaaagaaaaaagaacttgCTAGCCATTACCCAGAAAAAGAACACCATTAACAACTTCATAAATATCATGATTACAGCCTGGGATCTCAATGAACAGAAATGCATTCTACTATGGACTAATCCTATCCTTTCTTGCTATACAATATTCTGGGTTCATTTTACATATCTCGAACAAAGTACCCTGATAAGCAAGGCAaccataattaattaatttattaatattttattaaaacagGAAGAAAAACTGATACACTGACTGAGCTATAGCTAATTGCATGATTTAATATGtcgaaattaattaattaattattcaatcaaATCAGTATCCTATGGCGATTTAGGCTTTTATGCTGACATTATGCCGGTTGATCCCTACTTACCGACAAAAGCACCGGATTAATGTATTCTCTCATTTCTGTCTTTGTTCTTTAAAAATAGGGACAAGAAaccataataatataattgatgttaaactaaatttatgaCTGTCTGGTAATCACTCCTTTATGGTTGTGGAACCATACACCAAATCGTTCTTAGTCACTGAGATAATGAACACTTTACACTACCAACTGTAAAACCAAGATAAATTATCCATATAAATTAGGCATTGCTAAGTGCAAAGTCCTTTTATTATACAACCTAATTACACTGCATGCTTATCCATATAGCATgcatatgtgtatatatatatatatatatatataacatatatcTTAAAATGCATTCTAAAAACCCTTTTTGTCTGATCTACATAATGATCAAACTCTCTCTACTAATAAAGTTACAATgggaaaaatattttttaattaattaattaattaacacaGGGAGCTCTGCTCTAGTTACATAATTAAACTCCTAATTATAGCAGCTTCAGGACTATCAGCGTCAATTGTAGCCAAAAGCTGAGACAATCGCTCGCTTAAGTCATCCACCTCCCTGTGCAAGTTCCTGATGTAGTTGCAGGTCTCTTGTAGGACCTTAGAAGCTGATACCTGCACAACAAAAGTCAATTCCAATTACTAACAAGTCATTGTCTTCGACCCTTTCATTAATTTCCTCAGCATTATTGGTAGACAATTTCTAGCGAAATGcagttatatttcttataatatatataaatatatatatatataaacagtCTCCAACATGTAGATAGCTATTCATATGGACGAAATAGCACTCAAGAGACATACATTGAGAAGAGTTCTGGGCTTTTTCATAGGTTTAAATTAACTAGAAGGCGattctattctttctttttctagtcAATGTGAGGACACGAAAACCTATTTATTTACTTGTACTTATATCCCTTGATGCCCGGAGACATATTATAAACTGCGTCTATAGCTGTGCcactatataaatatatagcaTTATACACTATTCATTTGCAAGCTTGGGCGGAAAGGTTCAGGCGTTCGAGTGAAGACTT comes from Ricinus communis isolate WT05 ecotype wild-type chromosome 5, ASM1957865v1, whole genome shotgun sequence and encodes:
- the LOC8276049 gene encoding transcription factor PRE1, whose translation is MSGRRSRQPSVPRITDDQIIDLVSKLRQLLPEIRQRRPDKVSASKVLQETCNYIRNLHREVDDLSERLSQLLATIDADSPEAAIIRSLIM